A genomic stretch from Candidatus Delongbacteria bacterium includes:
- a CDS encoding ABC transporter permease — protein MRTILIILRKEFRQIFRNRSMLPIIFVMPIIQLLILANAATFELKSVSFCIVDRDRSSLSQELISRFSGNTYFNFEGLFTTVDEAEIMLTEDKADLIINIPDNFEKDLLTTSGNLQLIVNAIDGSAAGIINSYAQAILKDFNREIRTELVNFYNPVNTPKITIENSYWYNPELNYKTFMVPGILVLLVTMIGAFLASMNIVREKEIGTIEQINVTPIKKYQFIVGKLAPFFIISLFELWFGLVISKLIYAIPTVGNMGLIFGFAAIYMIMVLGLGLLISTITDSQQQAMFLTWFIMVIFILMSGLFTPIASMPDWAQKITLFNPVAYFIEVMRMVMLKGSGFNDIKVHFGIMSIMAVSTVTMAVFRYKKTV, from the coding sequence ATGCGCACAATTTTGATAATACTTAGAAAAGAGTTCAGGCAGATTTTCAGAAATAGATCAATGCTTCCAATAATTTTTGTGATGCCTATAATTCAACTTCTGATTCTTGCCAATGCTGCAACGTTTGAATTGAAAAGTGTAAGTTTTTGTATTGTTGATAGAGACAGATCATCCCTTTCTCAAGAGTTAATCTCAAGATTTTCAGGCAATACTTACTTTAATTTTGAAGGATTATTCACAACTGTCGATGAAGCCGAAATTATGTTAACTGAAGACAAAGCTGATTTAATTATCAATATTCCTGATAATTTCGAAAAAGATCTGTTAACCACAAGCGGCAATCTACAGCTAATTGTCAATGCTATCGACGGTTCAGCCGCAGGAATTATTAATTCATATGCTCAAGCAATTCTTAAAGATTTTAATCGTGAGATTAGAACTGAGTTGGTTAATTTTTATAATCCTGTAAATACACCAAAAATAACCATTGAGAACTCCTATTGGTACAATCCAGAACTCAATTACAAAACATTCATGGTTCCAGGAATTTTAGTTTTGCTGGTGACAATGATAGGAGCATTTTTGGCATCTATGAATATAGTTCGTGAAAAGGAGATAGGAACAATAGAACAAATCAATGTTACACCTATAAAAAAATATCAATTTATTGTGGGGAAATTAGCACCCTTTTTTATAATTTCACTATTTGAATTATGGTTTGGTCTGGTAATTTCAAAGCTTATTTATGCAATTCCAACGGTGGGAAACATGGGCTTAATTTTTGGTTTTGCGGCAATTTATATGATTATGGTACTTGGGTTAGGATTGTTGATTTCTACAATCACTGACTCTCAGCAGCAGGCAATGTTTCTTACTTGGTTTATAATGGTGATATTCATTCTAATGAGTGGATTATTCACGCCTATAGCCTCTATGCCTGACTGGGCACAAAAGATTACATTGTTTAATCCTGTGGCATATTTTATTGAAGTTATGAGAATGGTAATGCTGAAAGGATCTGGCTTTAACGATATAAAAGTTCATTTTGGAATAATGTCAATTATGGCAGTTTCTACTGTTACTATGGCGGTTTTTAGATATAAGAAGACGGTGTAA
- a CDS encoding ABC transporter ATP-binding protein: MSDYIIETKELTKKFGDFTACDKLTFHVEKGEIFGFLGANGAGKTTAMRILCGLSIPTSGSAKIAGLDIYKDTEKIKYSIGYMSQKFSLYDDLTVKENIEFYGGIYGLSKKEIKDKTEHLMNDLGLQSVKNSLIKTLPLGWKQKLSFSVAIIHDPKIVFLDEPTGGVDPVTRRQFWELIYRAADRGVTVFVTTHYMDEAEYCNRISMMVAGKIAALGTPRELKERFNVNSMYDVFLKLAR; encoded by the coding sequence ATGTCTGATTATATTATTGAAACTAAAGAACTGACTAAAAAATTCGGTGATTTTACAGCCTGTGACAAACTCACATTTCATGTGGAAAAAGGTGAAATTTTCGGTTTTTTAGGTGCTAACGGAGCAGGTAAAACCACGGCAATGAGAATATTGTGCGGTCTTTCCATTCCAACATCTGGTTCTGCAAAAATCGCAGGGCTGGATATCTACAAAGATACCGAAAAAATTAAATACAGTATAGGATATATGAGTCAAAAATTCTCTCTTTACGATGACCTTACTGTTAAGGAAAATATTGAGTTTTACGGCGGGATTTATGGTCTTTCAAAAAAAGAGATAAAAGATAAAACGGAACATTTGATGAATGATCTTGGCTTACAATCAGTTAAGAACAGTCTGATAAAAACTCTTCCTTTAGGCTGGAAGCAAAAACTTTCATTTTCGGTGGCTATCATTCATGATCCAAAAATCGTATTTCTGGATGAACCAACAGGTGGCGTTGATCCTGTAACCAGAAGACAATTTTGGGAATTAATCTACCGTGCCGCAGACAGAGGTGTAACAGTTTTCGTTACAACTCATTATATGGATGAAGCGGAATATTGTAATAGAATTTCAATGATGGTGGCAGGAAAAATTGCCGCACTTGGAACTCCCAGAGAATTAAAGGAAAGATTCAATGTTAACTCTATGTATGATGTTTTTCTAAAACTGGCACGTTAA
- a CDS encoding ABC transporter permease gives MKQFFGFIIKEFYHVFRDWRTLIILIGMPVIQIVLFGFAITNEINDAKIAILDKSKDAVTEKIISKILSSGYFKLTGYLESSSEIEPAFKSGKVQEVVIFQENFDEDLTRTGTATVQILTDAAEPNTANMLTSYTSSIIQNFNSSINSNSKMPLEITTDIKMFYNEELKSVFMFVPGVMALILMLVSAMMTSISITKEKEFGTMEILLASPLKPFQIIFGKVTPYLLISFVNIVIILVMAVTIFGMPIRGNILLLLAESTLFAITALAIGILISTITDSIQVAMMISLVGLMLPTILLSGFVFPVENMPLPLQYISAIIPARWFIVIIKGIMLKGIGLEILWRETIILSGMMIILLTASIKKFKVRLQ, from the coding sequence ATGAAACAATTTTTCGGATTTATAATAAAGGAGTTCTACCACGTTTTTCGTGATTGGCGAACTTTGATTATTCTTATTGGTATGCCTGTAATTCAAATTGTTTTGTTCGGTTTTGCCATAACAAACGAAATTAACGATGCTAAAATTGCAATTTTGGATAAATCTAAAGATGCTGTTACTGAAAAGATAATTAGTAAAATTCTATCTTCAGGTTATTTTAAACTTACAGGATATCTGGAATCCAGCTCTGAGATAGAACCTGCATTTAAAAGTGGAAAAGTTCAGGAAGTTGTGATTTTTCAGGAAAATTTTGACGAAGATTTAACAAGAACCGGAACGGCAACTGTTCAAATACTGACCGATGCCGCTGAGCCAAATACAGCCAATATGCTTACTTCCTACACGTCCTCAATTATTCAAAATTTCAATAGTTCAATTAACTCAAACAGCAAAATGCCCTTGGAAATTACCACAGATATAAAAATGTTTTACAATGAGGAATTGAAAAGTGTTTTTATGTTCGTACCTGGTGTTATGGCATTAATTTTGATGCTTGTGTCTGCAATGATGACCAGTATTTCCATTACCAAGGAAAAAGAGTTTGGTACAATGGAGATATTATTAGCCTCGCCATTAAAACCATTCCAAATAATTTTCGGAAAAGTAACTCCCTATCTACTGATCTCCTTTGTAAATATTGTGATAATACTAGTTATGGCTGTTACAATATTTGGTATGCCCATTAGGGGTAATATTTTACTTCTATTGGCAGAATCTACACTTTTTGCCATTACTGCATTAGCAATTGGTATTCTTATTTCTACAATCACAGATTCCATTCAAGTGGCTATGATGATTTCATTAGTTGGTCTAATGCTCCCAACAATTCTATTATCTGGCTTTGTTTTTCCTGTAGAAAATATGCCATTGCCGTTACAATACATATCAGCAATTATTCCAGCAAGATGGTTTATTGTAATAATTAAAGGAATTATGCTCAAAGGTATAGGTCTTGAAATTCTGTGGAGAGAAACAATTATCCTATCCGGAATGATGATAATTTTATTAACAGCAAGTATAAAAAAATTCAAGGTTAGATTGCAATAA